The proteins below are encoded in one region of Pomacea canaliculata isolate SZHN2017 linkage group LG7, ASM307304v1, whole genome shotgun sequence:
- the LOC112567672 gene encoding activating signal cointegrator 1 complex subunit 2-like isoform X1: MSVSAALPLDQREILDGGTAVPALDPRWISKTRFVTYMPPPNDLSDQGQRGEWLERLHYIATDLRWLLQLPHHKFWCQVIFDETLHHTLDSFLRFAPRSYDRQYSIPTNAQEVHSQVMRLIFFTYLRMSTHKESKENWITPKVFGEILYENFLFDIPKLLDLCALYGHSNGPLLTKMVTNIFTHQPRYLDDLRATAPTLLQVLSNIVIRSGMESSSPDTTPQKLQGQSRQEVRNLENMSNEEFYDLLLFLSDTAVSLATFLTIYPPSCSVLHEFQFCQHLASMYEKVIPAFQAALKQQHHNSTREKQLFRFKLQQARQHLLMTFHLILSHTCLQPVMEKLNTPDEISKHVEDFLSTMSDVLGEKRFLADYEGQYSFQDDLEILSQAAGVLRDDAHCKYIQEAINNAFAAHGTRKKPKGNTNTGGRTSPDGSPCPPLLPSNTDAELKPQDTPVAASASPHHFSVSECNSGLGTKRVTGIELESLIYAVKDLLPGLSDDFVKAALAEFDYNPELAVSAFLEDKLPDSLKHFSQPQEGNDAPSQVVNSLEPLEIEARRNIFDNDDFDVFHTDAVNVSAIHKGKRNKEAVLNDKSTIDELKPLYDAYGSMDVPSMYDKQVYEDEYDDTYDALNVGADDADSADELTQQRPFTVPRVLQQKESRPEESEESSEEEQDRPEAFVEDPATVRARQEAKFGRSQQETSGKYDVKGRGRGAGQTDQVLRNRRWKESHKGSRANHNRRAMADKKMKKGMF; the protein is encoded by the exons GACCCCAGGTGGATAAGCAAGACAAGATTTGTGACATACATGCCACCACCTAATGACTTGAGTGACCAGGGTCAGAGAGGTGAATGGTTGGAGAGACTGCATTACATTGCCACAGATCTAAGATGGCTCCTACAGCTACCACATCATAAATTCTGGTGCCAG GTTATATTTGATGAGACATTACATCATACATTGGATTCCTTTCTTCGGTTTGCTCCAag GTCATACGACAGGCAGTACAGCATACCCACCAATGCCCAGGAAGTCCACAGTCAAGTGATGCGGCTTATTTTCTTCACATACTTACGCATGTCCACGCACAAAGAGTCAAAG gaAAACTGGATAACACCTAAAGTATTTGGAGAGATTCTGTACGAGAACTTTCTCTTTGATATTCCCAAACTTCTGGACTTGTGTGCGTTGTATGGGCACAGCAACGGTCCATTGTTAACCAAGATggtaacaaatatatttactcaTCAGCCACGCTACTTAGATGATCTACGAGCAACTGCACCCACCCTTCTTCAG GTCCTCAGCAACATTGTTATCAGGAGCGGGATGGAGTCAAGTTCCCCAGATACAACGCCACAAAAGCTTCAGGGACAGAGTAGACAAGAAGTTCGTAATTTGGAGAACATGAGCAATGAGGAATTTTATGACTTGCTGCTTTTCTTGTCTGACACGGCCGTCTCCCTTGCCACCTTTCTGACCATCTACCCTCCTTCTTGCAGTGTGCTTCATGAGTTCCAGTTTTGCCAACA TTTGGCTTCCATGTATGAAAAAGTGATCCCAGCATTTCAAGCAGCTCTAAAGCAACAGCATCACAACAGTACGAG GGAGAAGCAGTTGTTTCGTTTTAAACTACAGCAGGCACGTCAGCATTTGCTGATGACCTTTCATCTGATTTTATCTCACACATGTCTGCAACCAGTGATGGAAAAACTGAA TACTCCTGATGAGATTAGCAAGCATGTGGAAGATTTTCTAAGTACAATGTCAGATGTCTTAGGAGAGAAAAG gtTCCTTGCAGACTATGAAGGACAGTACAGTTTTCAAGATGATTTGGAAATTCTGTCTCAAGCTGCAGGAGTGTT AAGAGATGACGCCCATTGCAAGTACATTCAGGAAGCCATCAACAATGCTTTTGCAGCCCATGGGACACGCAAAAAACCCAAGGGCAACACCAACACTGGTGGACGGACAAGTCCGGATGGTTCACCATGCCCTCCTCTTCTTCCATCAAACACAGATGCAGAGTTAAAGCCACAGGATACACCTGTTGCAGCGTCTGCTTCTCCACATCATTTCAGTGTCTCA GAATGTAACTCTGGGCTAGGAACTAAACGAGTTACGGGGATTGAACTGGAGTCTTTAATTTATGCGGTTAAAGATTTGTTGCCTGGCCTAAGCGATGACTTTGTGAAG GCAGCTCTGGCAGAGTTTGACTACAATCCAGAGCTAGCGGTTAGCGCTTTTCTTGAAGATAAACTTCCAGACTCTCTGAAACACTTCAGTCAGCCACAGGAAGG AAACGATGCACCTTCACAAGTCGTGAACTCTCTCGAGCCTCTTGAGATTGAagcaagaagaaacatttttgacaacgaTGACTTTGACGTCTTCCATACTGATGCTGTCAATGTTAGTGCCATCCATAAAGGGAAAAG GAACAAAGAGGCAGTACTAAATGACAAAAGCACTATTGACGAGCTAAAGCCATTGTATGATGCATATGGCAGCATGGATGTGCCGAGCATGTATGACAAACAGGTGTATGAGGATGAATATGATGACACTTATGATGCCCTCAATGTTGGAGCAGATGATGCTGACTCAGCGGATGAATTGACTCAGCAAAG ACCCTTCACTGTGCCAAGAGTTCTCCAGCAAAAAGAGTCCAGACCTGAAGAAAGTGAAGAATCATCAGAAGAG GAACAGGACAGACCGGAAGCGTTTGTAGAAGATCCCGCCACAGTGAGAGCCAGACAGGAAGCCAAGTTTGGAAGGAGCCAGCAAGAAACTTCCGGCAAGTATGATGTGAAGGGCAGGGGGAGAGGTGCTGGCCAGACGGACCAAGTTCTCAGGAATCGCCGCTGGAAAGAATCTCACAAGGGATCGCGAGCGAACCACAATCGGCGAGCAATGGCagacaagaagatgaagaaaggaatgtTCTAA
- the LOC112569629 gene encoding uncharacterized protein LOC112569629, with protein sequence MSHYYSRGRRLHVKLMSTVHFIAMIVLLVLFVAAAAVDRRTECPAPLTPVNGVIKCLLNGTSLECTATCLEGFSFESGQRVVTKRCNKTSGQWEGDVAKLTCIKPCLQRLLMGNDTNELQNFTASSSLPGVVFGPAAALFSREGAWRPSEDDITQFIQIDLGKAYHVTHIVIRGDEAGSYVSLFRLLHSDDNIRWHPYSEDNIVDKFFSGNVDSQTDRTILLTQPLTARYIRLNPLSWENHIALKIDIRGCSSTEDVTPSSEEGRCKVPFPPDKGAVSCEGNVSRQVCTAFCLGNLVFENKGPAIHYSCNEESDEISARGFPPCIERNTTTVPFVNISGSCMFEEIDCLNVASSNYQYCGSCHHFSTCSSGYLYVRACPEQLEYDARKGQCEYRSSTCSTSHVSRRAQV encoded by the exons ATGAGCCATTACTACAGCAGAGGCAGACGACTCCACGTCAAACTGATGTCGACCGTTCATTTCATCGCCATGATCGTTCTGCTGGTACTGT TCGTTGCAGCAGCTGCTGTGGACAGGAGGACTGAATGCCCTGCACCACTCACCCCAGTCAATGGTGTCATCAAATGTTTGCTAAACGGCACCTCCCT GGAGTGCACGGCAACATGTTTGGAAGGGTTTTCCTTTGAGTCCGGGCAGCGTGTTGTGACAAAGAGATGCAACAAAACCAGCGGTCAGTGGGAGGGCGATGTGGCAAAGCTTACCTGCATCA AACCCTGCTTGCAAAGACTTCTTATGGGAAACGACACCAATGAACTCCAAAATTTCACTGCGTCTTCCTCTCTACCCGGGGTAGTCTTCGGTCCAGCAGCAGCACTGTTCTCCCGGGAGGGAGCCTGGAGACCGTCTGAAGACGATATCACACAGTTTATTCAG atcgACTTAGGTAAAGCTTATCACGTGACCCATATTGTCATCCGTGGAGATGAAGCAGGAAGCTACGTGTCGTTATTTCGACTGCTACACAGCGACGACAACATCCGTTGGCATCCCTACTCTGAAGACAACATCGTGGATAAG TTTTTCTCAGGCAATGTGGACAGTCAAACAGATCGTACAATACTGCTGACCCAACCTTTAACCGCTCGCTACATTCGTCTGAACCCTCTGTCCTGGGAAAACCACATCGCCCTCAAGATCGACATCCGTGGCTGCTCCAGCACAGAAG ATGTGACCCCATCATCAG AAGAAGGAAGGTGCAAAGTGCCGTTTCCACCCGACAAAGGAGCTGTGAGCTGTGAGGGCAATGTATCTCGACA AGTGTGCACTGCATTCTGCCTTGGAAATCttgtgtttgaaaacaaaggGCCGGCCATTCATTACTCGTGTAATGAAGAGAGCGATGAGATCAGCGCCAGAGGCTTCCCACCCTGTATCG aacGAAATACTACTACGGTTccgtttgtaaatattt CTGGATCGTGCATGTTTGAGGAGATCGACTGTCTGAATGTTGCCAGCAGTAACTACCAGTACTGTGGCAGCTGCCATCACTTTAGCACCTGCAGCAGCGGCTACCTGTACGTCCGCGCATGTCCGGAACAACTGGAGTATGACGCGAGGAAAGGTCAGTGCGAGTACAGGTCATCCACGTGCAGCACGAGTCACGTGTCGCGTAGAGCACAAGTGTAG
- the LOC112567672 gene encoding activating signal cointegrator 1 complex subunit 2-like isoform X2, with the protein MSVSAALPLDQREILDGGTAVPALDPRWISKTRFVTYMPPPNDLSDQGQRGEWLERLHYIATDLRWLLQLPHHKFWCQVIFDETLHHTLDSFLRFAPRSYDRQYSIPTNAQEVHSQVMRLIFFTYLRMSTHKESKENWITPKVFGEILYENFLFDIPKLLDLCALYGHSNGPLLTKMVTNIFTHQPRYLDDLRATAPTLLQVLSNIVIRSGMESSSPDTTPQKLQGQSRQEVRNLENMSNEEFYDLLLFLSDTAVSLATFLTIYPPSCSVLHEFQFCQHLASMYEKVIPAFQAALKQQHHNSTREKQLFRFKLQQARQHLLMTFHLILSHTCLQPVMEKLNTPDEISKHVEDFLSTMSDVLGEKRFLADYEGQYSFQDDLEILSQAAGVLDDAHCKYIQEAINNAFAAHGTRKKPKGNTNTGGRTSPDGSPCPPLLPSNTDAELKPQDTPVAASASPHHFSVSECNSGLGTKRVTGIELESLIYAVKDLLPGLSDDFVKAALAEFDYNPELAVSAFLEDKLPDSLKHFSQPQEGNDAPSQVVNSLEPLEIEARRNIFDNDDFDVFHTDAVNVSAIHKGKRNKEAVLNDKSTIDELKPLYDAYGSMDVPSMYDKQVYEDEYDDTYDALNVGADDADSADELTQQRPFTVPRVLQQKESRPEESEESSEEEQDRPEAFVEDPATVRARQEAKFGRSQQETSGKYDVKGRGRGAGQTDQVLRNRRWKESHKGSRANHNRRAMADKKMKKGMF; encoded by the exons GACCCCAGGTGGATAAGCAAGACAAGATTTGTGACATACATGCCACCACCTAATGACTTGAGTGACCAGGGTCAGAGAGGTGAATGGTTGGAGAGACTGCATTACATTGCCACAGATCTAAGATGGCTCCTACAGCTACCACATCATAAATTCTGGTGCCAG GTTATATTTGATGAGACATTACATCATACATTGGATTCCTTTCTTCGGTTTGCTCCAag GTCATACGACAGGCAGTACAGCATACCCACCAATGCCCAGGAAGTCCACAGTCAAGTGATGCGGCTTATTTTCTTCACATACTTACGCATGTCCACGCACAAAGAGTCAAAG gaAAACTGGATAACACCTAAAGTATTTGGAGAGATTCTGTACGAGAACTTTCTCTTTGATATTCCCAAACTTCTGGACTTGTGTGCGTTGTATGGGCACAGCAACGGTCCATTGTTAACCAAGATggtaacaaatatatttactcaTCAGCCACGCTACTTAGATGATCTACGAGCAACTGCACCCACCCTTCTTCAG GTCCTCAGCAACATTGTTATCAGGAGCGGGATGGAGTCAAGTTCCCCAGATACAACGCCACAAAAGCTTCAGGGACAGAGTAGACAAGAAGTTCGTAATTTGGAGAACATGAGCAATGAGGAATTTTATGACTTGCTGCTTTTCTTGTCTGACACGGCCGTCTCCCTTGCCACCTTTCTGACCATCTACCCTCCTTCTTGCAGTGTGCTTCATGAGTTCCAGTTTTGCCAACA TTTGGCTTCCATGTATGAAAAAGTGATCCCAGCATTTCAAGCAGCTCTAAAGCAACAGCATCACAACAGTACGAG GGAGAAGCAGTTGTTTCGTTTTAAACTACAGCAGGCACGTCAGCATTTGCTGATGACCTTTCATCTGATTTTATCTCACACATGTCTGCAACCAGTGATGGAAAAACTGAA TACTCCTGATGAGATTAGCAAGCATGTGGAAGATTTTCTAAGTACAATGTCAGATGTCTTAGGAGAGAAAAG gtTCCTTGCAGACTATGAAGGACAGTACAGTTTTCAAGATGATTTGGAAATTCTGTCTCAAGCTGCAGGAGTGTT AGATGACGCCCATTGCAAGTACATTCAGGAAGCCATCAACAATGCTTTTGCAGCCCATGGGACACGCAAAAAACCCAAGGGCAACACCAACACTGGTGGACGGACAAGTCCGGATGGTTCACCATGCCCTCCTCTTCTTCCATCAAACACAGATGCAGAGTTAAAGCCACAGGATACACCTGTTGCAGCGTCTGCTTCTCCACATCATTTCAGTGTCTCA GAATGTAACTCTGGGCTAGGAACTAAACGAGTTACGGGGATTGAACTGGAGTCTTTAATTTATGCGGTTAAAGATTTGTTGCCTGGCCTAAGCGATGACTTTGTGAAG GCAGCTCTGGCAGAGTTTGACTACAATCCAGAGCTAGCGGTTAGCGCTTTTCTTGAAGATAAACTTCCAGACTCTCTGAAACACTTCAGTCAGCCACAGGAAGG AAACGATGCACCTTCACAAGTCGTGAACTCTCTCGAGCCTCTTGAGATTGAagcaagaagaaacatttttgacaacgaTGACTTTGACGTCTTCCATACTGATGCTGTCAATGTTAGTGCCATCCATAAAGGGAAAAG GAACAAAGAGGCAGTACTAAATGACAAAAGCACTATTGACGAGCTAAAGCCATTGTATGATGCATATGGCAGCATGGATGTGCCGAGCATGTATGACAAACAGGTGTATGAGGATGAATATGATGACACTTATGATGCCCTCAATGTTGGAGCAGATGATGCTGACTCAGCGGATGAATTGACTCAGCAAAG ACCCTTCACTGTGCCAAGAGTTCTCCAGCAAAAAGAGTCCAGACCTGAAGAAAGTGAAGAATCATCAGAAGAG GAACAGGACAGACCGGAAGCGTTTGTAGAAGATCCCGCCACAGTGAGAGCCAGACAGGAAGCCAAGTTTGGAAGGAGCCAGCAAGAAACTTCCGGCAAGTATGATGTGAAGGGCAGGGGGAGAGGTGCTGGCCAGACGGACCAAGTTCTCAGGAATCGCCGCTGGAAAGAATCTCACAAGGGATCGCGAGCGAACCACAATCGGCGAGCAATGGCagacaagaagatgaagaaaggaatgtTCTAA